One window of Bacteroides sp. AN502(2024) genomic DNA carries:
- a CDS encoding SusC/RagA family TonB-linked outer membrane protein — protein sequence MNEERKRWRLASSKFLTAVAISALFLYNNSAMAASTALGNSLEITEQLQHQSVSGIVTDANGEPVIGASIVEKGTTNGCITDVDGRFTLDVKPGAILKISFVGFQTLELKATRNMQVILKEDSELLDEVVVVGYGSQKKVNLTGAVANVDVQEAVASRPVADIAKALQGITPGLSITTNVGGIGVDSNIKLRGATGSLSATEGTSPLILVDNVEVPSLSLVNPDDIASISVLKDAASASIYGTRAAWGVVLITTKTGKKNDRPRVSYSNNFSWSTPTVMPQVATSYEGARAMLLAAKRNGASTVSSIGYNVDELAIEKMKEWNDTYGGMSQDELGEMQLGRDFEERGGKYYFYRQFDPLDMFMKNWTPQQKHNLSVSGGSDKTTYNISLGYLNQKGILKVNTDEYDRYNFNANVNTQIRNWWSVRANVMFSRSTKSEPYQYTSGYTDVWYYLLRWPSFYPYADYQGTPFRSAMTEISQANRESLTNNFMRVNLGTTINPIKDLAINFDYTFALLNDYQKRNGGEVSGWNMFNSSNPLTYTSSFYGATHNRVVERSRYTMSNTFKAYATYEKAFAQKHHLKVMVGMDAETREKIGHSSDRRALVNFDKPEINLAIGDQYVDGTTYHNDFAAAGFFGRINYDYMGKYLIEVNARYDGSSKFPSGDQWALFPSVSAGWRLSEETFMKWAKPVLSEFKVRGSWGTIGNQDVAANSFLSVMSVNKSSGWVIDGKQMPYIGVPSVVSPTLTWERVTTIDVGFDARFFNHALGISFDWYQRTTSDMHSPGETLPSTFGSTTMPKVNAGELQGRGFELAIDYNKQFACGLGLTARATLSKIREKITKYNNPNKNIYGNYEGKIIGEIWGYETDRLFQYEDCYQDADGKWFIDTHKVPSQALYETGAFKYGPGDVKYKDLDGDGKITYGKQTLENHGDLKRIGNIMPNFEYGFSVALTYKNFDFSTFFQGIGSRDVWAVGQIGIPGFMPGEGWLEHQMDYWTPENTDAFYPTPTSHSWISNGQNFLRQTRYLQNMSYLRCKNITLGYTVPEKWMKAITFTSGRIYVSAENVFEFDHTHIPVDPETTENAAATNGSLKFGKSYPFMRTISFGVQLTF from the coding sequence ATGAATGAAGAACGCAAAAGATGGAGACTGGCTAGTAGCAAGTTTCTAACTGCGGTAGCGATTAGTGCATTATTTTTATATAACAATAGTGCAATGGCTGCCTCGACTGCTTTAGGTAATTCTCTAGAAATTACAGAACAGTTACAACACCAAAGTGTATCGGGGATTGTAACGGATGCTAATGGTGAACCTGTTATTGGCGCCAGTATTGTAGAGAAAGGTACTACCAATGGTTGTATTACTGATGTGGATGGCAGGTTTACCTTGGATGTGAAGCCAGGTGCTATTTTAAAAATATCATTTGTCGGATTTCAAACTTTAGAACTTAAAGCAACTCGGAATATGCAGGTGATTTTGAAAGAAGACAGCGAATTGTTGGATGAAGTTGTAGTGGTAGGTTATGGTTCACAGAAAAAGGTAAACTTGACCGGTGCAGTAGCCAATGTGGATGTTCAGGAAGCTGTTGCAAGTCGTCCTGTAGCGGATATTGCAAAAGCTTTGCAAGGTATTACTCCGGGTTTGAGCATTACAACGAATGTAGGTGGTATTGGCGTGGACTCTAATATTAAATTACGTGGAGCTACTGGTTCTTTGAGTGCAACGGAAGGAACAAGCCCGTTGATTTTGGTAGATAATGTGGAGGTTCCTAGTTTGAGTTTGGTAAATCCTGATGATATAGCAAGTATCTCGGTACTGAAGGACGCTGCTTCTGCATCTATTTATGGTACTCGTGCAGCTTGGGGCGTGGTTTTAATAACTACAAAAACGGGCAAGAAAAATGATAGGCCGCGCGTTAGTTACTCTAATAACTTCTCGTGGAGTACTCCGACTGTAATGCCACAAGTAGCTACAAGTTATGAAGGAGCACGGGCTATGTTGCTTGCAGCTAAGAGAAATGGAGCTTCAACAGTTAGTTCTATTGGTTACAATGTTGATGAGTTGGCTATAGAGAAAATGAAAGAATGGAATGATACTTATGGAGGTATGTCACAGGATGAACTGGGTGAAATGCAATTAGGCAGAGACTTTGAAGAACGTGGTGGCAAATATTATTTCTATCGTCAATTTGACCCGCTGGATATGTTTATGAAAAATTGGACTCCTCAACAAAAGCACAATCTTTCTGTTAGTGGCGGTAGTGATAAAACAACCTATAATATCAGCTTAGGGTACTTGAATCAGAAAGGTATTTTGAAAGTTAATACAGACGAGTATGATCGCTACAACTTCAATGCCAATGTCAACACACAAATCCGTAACTGGTGGTCTGTCAGAGCAAATGTAATGTTTTCCCGTTCCACAAAATCAGAACCGTATCAATACACGAGCGGTTATACAGACGTTTGGTATTATCTGTTGCGTTGGCCATCTTTCTATCCCTATGCTGATTATCAAGGAACACCATTTCGTTCAGCTATGACTGAAATTTCTCAGGCTAATCGTGAAAGTTTGACTAACAACTTTATGCGTGTTAATCTAGGAACCACTATCAATCCCATTAAAGATTTGGCTATTAATTTCGATTACACTTTTGCTTTGCTCAATGATTATCAAAAACGTAATGGCGGTGAAGTCAGCGGTTGGAATATGTTCAACAGTAGTAATCCTTTGACTTATACTTCAAGCTTTTATGGTGCTACTCATAACCGTGTGGTTGAGCGTAGCCGATACACAATGTCCAATACTTTCAAGGCTTATGCTACTTATGAAAAAGCCTTTGCGCAAAAGCATCATCTGAAAGTAATGGTGGGCATGGATGCCGAGACCCGTGAAAAAATAGGGCATAGCTCAGACCGTCGTGCATTGGTAAACTTTGATAAACCGGAAATTAATCTGGCGATTGGAGACCAGTATGTAGATGGTACTACTTATCATAATGATTTTGCAGCGGCAGGTTTCTTCGGGCGTATCAACTATGACTATATGGGTAAATACCTTATTGAAGTTAATGCGCGTTATGACGGTTCTTCTAAATTCCCTTCTGGAGACCAATGGGCTTTATTCCCTTCCGTCTCTGCAGGATGGCGTTTGAGTGAAGAAACTTTCATGAAATGGGCAAAGCCCGTACTTTCAGAATTTAAAGTACGTGGTTCTTGGGGTACAATTGGTAATCAGGACGTAGCAGCCAACTCTTTCCTTTCTGTAATGTCTGTGAATAAATCTTCCGGATGGGTGATAGATGGCAAACAGATGCCTTATATCGGTGTTCCCTCTGTCGTCTCTCCAACGTTGACTTGGGAACGTGTTACCACTATTGACGTGGGTTTTGACGCTCGTTTCTTTAATCATGCACTTGGCATTAGTTTTGACTGGTATCAGCGTACTACCTCCGATATGCACTCGCCCGGTGAAACCTTGCCTTCTACTTTCGGAAGTACAACGATGCCGAAAGTAAACGCCGGAGAATTACAGGGACGTGGCTTTGAACTGGCAATAGATTATAATAAGCAATTTGCATGTGGACTCGGTTTAACGGCACGTGCGACATTGTCCAAGATTCGTGAAAAGATCACGAAGTACAATAACCCGAACAAGAATATTTATGGTAATTACGAGGGCAAGATTATCGGTGAAATCTGGGGATATGAAACAGATCGTTTATTCCAATATGAAGATTGTTATCAAGATGCGGATGGAAAGTGGTTTATTGACACCCATAAAGTTCCTTCACAGGCATTATATGAAACAGGAGCATTTAAATATGGTCCGGGTGATGTAAAATATAAGGATTTGGATGGAGACGGTAAAATTACTTATGGTAAACAAACTCTGGAAAATCATGGAGACTTGAAACGTATTGGTAATATCATGCCTAATTTTGAATATGGTTTCTCTGTCGCATTGACATATAAAAACTTTGACTTTAGCACATTCTTTCAGGGCATTGGCTCAAGAGATGTATGGGCTGTCGGCCAGATTGGCATTCCGGGATTTATGCCGGGTGAAGGCTGGCTGGAACACCAGATGGATTATTGGACTCCTGAAAATACAGATGCATTCTATCCTACGCCTACTTCCCATTCATGGATAAGCAACGGCCAGAACTTTTTGCGTCAGACCCGTTATTTGCAGAATATGTCATATCTGCGTTGTAAGAATATTACATTGGGTTATACCGTTCCTGAAAAATGGATGAAAGCTATCACTTTCACAAGTGGTCGTATCTATGTCAGTGCAGAAAATGTATTCGAATTCGATCATACCCATATTCCGGTTGACCCTGAAACAACAGAGAATGCGGCCGCTACTAACGGTTCGCTCAAATTTGGTAAGAGTTATCCGTTTATGAGAACTATTTCATTTGGTGTTCAACTTACATTCTAA